A stretch of Megalopta genalis isolate 19385.01 unplaced genomic scaffold, iyMegGena1_principal scaffold0429, whole genome shotgun sequence DNA encodes these proteins:
- the LOC143263259 gene encoding uncharacterized protein LOC143263259 — MLTIWLMLCYVRTSWAIVGYDCSGNNLNITTVSLNEIGDCDTEQLTTKTEQTYIQLLQLSEFNYVDVIQCKVEIARTIHYCGMHSHISAVQNGINQYLETTTEEECNQMHQFGIFHAGRNTFLYGLKTNTTVTRPFTMAGKLNIDGTCHGADFSDPYGSWENVVVQATATITIRASSVPVRLEANKVILKSGTICGFQSGTCLDNEDGYTYWKPFPVSTCKFDQYDVLYEGLASKITETLNQQPTPSVFALTTKEITFAFTKTGEMPICGYTLFQTEHPKLFILETNKGNTFTTAKRTRVENFDIFTYINSKFVYIEKHIKTQMTTLYRNLLKQKCDLEKQVLTNALTLATLKPDEFAQTVTKLPGHMALVAGEVIHIIKCIPVNVQVRHAQECYNELPVTHNNRTMFLTPKTRILSNHGTQRDCSHVLPVMYEIDQSWHKLLPRPTETVPPQVLQPLKEPIWRYINPLNLATSGIYTQKDLNNLRDHIMFPAEKAAIINSMARTMTGKNIPSGTLSLMDMINEDTLNQIAENAATKFWNGFLRFGSVSAGLIGIFIIFRIFKTIVDTIIQGYQIHSTYGCGLHLCGAAWSSITHLLLHRASKHKYQVDADNDPEPTSVDCQTQTSRPDTAERRAAIRNLEQISLRNLLSKGEGVTSRD, encoded by the coding sequence ATGTTAACTATTTGGTTAATGCTTTGTTATGTGCGAACGAGCTGGGCCATCGTCGGATATGATTGCAGCGGCAATAACCTGAATATCACCACGGTATCTCTCAATGAAATTGGCGATTGCGATACCGAGCAATTAACCACAAAGACGGAGCAAACATATATTCAACTGCTACAACTGTCAGAGTTCAACTACGTAGACGTCATACAATGTAAAGTGGAAATAGCAAGAACCATACACTACTGCGGCATGCACTCACATATCTCGGCAGTGCAAAATGGCATCAACCAATACTTGGAAACAACGACCGAAGAAGAGTGCAACCAAATGCACCAATTTGGAATATTTCACGCAGGAAGAAATACTTTCCTATATGGGTTAAAAACTAATACCACGGTAACTCGACCCTTCACGATGGCTGGTAAACTAAATATTGATGGAACCTGTCATGGAGCCGATTTCTCGGACCCATACGGGTCATGGGAGAATGTAGTAGTGCAAGCTACTGCCACAATAACTATACGAGCATCCTCCGTTCCAGTTCGTCTAGAGGCAAACAAAGTCATTTTAAAATCAGGAACAATCTGTGGTTTTCAAAGTGGCACATGCCTTGACAACGAAGACGGTTACACCTATTGGAAACCATTCCCAGTTTCAACCTGCAAATTTGACCAATACGATGTACTGTATGAAGGACTGGCCTCAAAAATTACAGAAACCTTGAATCAACAACCAACCCCATCTGTATTTGCACTCACAACCAAAGAAATCACGTTCGCATTTACCAAAACGGGCGAAATGCCGATTTGTGGATACACGCTGTTCCAAACCGAACATCCAAAACTCTTTATTCTTGAAACAAATAAGGGAAACACGTTCACAACGGCAAAGAGGACACGTGTAGAAAATTTCGACATTTTTACGTATATCAACTCTAAATTCGTGTACATTGAAAAACACATAAAAACACAGATGACCACCCTTTATCGGAATTTGCTAAAACAAAAATGCGATCTAGAGAAGCAAGTTCTGACAAACGCATTAACCTTGGCTACGCTAAAACCAGATGAATTTGCCCAAACAGTAACCAAGTTGCCCGGACATATGGCACTGGTTGCTGGAGAAGTGATTCACATTATAAAATGTATTCCGGTGAACGTACAAGTAAGACACGCTCAAGAATGCTATAATGAGTTACCAGTTACTCACAATAACCGCACGATGTTCTTAACGCCCAAAACACGAATACTCTCTAACCATGGCACGCAGAGAGACTGCAGCCATGTGTTGCCTGTTATGTACGAAATTGATCAGTCTTGGCATAAATTGTTACCTAGGCCGACGGAGACGGTTCCTCCACAAGTCCTACAACCACTAAAAGAACCAATTTGGCGTTATATCAACCCATTAAACCTAGCCACTAGCGGCATATACACTCAAAAGGACTTGAATAACTTGAGGGATCATATCATGTTCCCGGCGGAAAAAGCAGCAATAATAAATTCAATGGCACGGACAATGACGGGAAAAAACATTCCGAGCGGAACCTTGTCTCTTATGGATATGATAAATGAGGACACATTAAATCAAATAGCCGAAAATGCAGCAACCAAATTTTGGAACGGATTCCTACGCTTCGGATCCGTTAGCGCTGGACTGATtggtatttttattatattcagaATATTTAAAACAATAGTGGATACGATAATACAAGGCTATCAGATACATTCCACGTATGGTTGCGGTCTTCATCTATGCGGAGCAGCATGGAGTTCAATCACACACCTCCTTCTTCACCGTGCCAGCAAACATAAATATCAAGTCGATGCGGACAATGATCCAGAACCCACCAGCGTAGATTGCCAGACACAAACAAGCAGACCCGATACCGCCGAACGCCGAGCAGCCATACGAAACCTGGAACAAATTTCTCTTAGAAATTTGCTATCTAAGGGGGAAGGTGTCACGTCCCGCGACTGA